Proteins encoded together in one Synechococcus sp. BL107 window:
- a CDS encoding sugar transferase gives MTTAPRPSLRKTTGLGIGRGSYRPHLAVISAPPSTLTAGSLIRQQSRTGRGLKRTGDVVFSLAVLGLGSPVLLLLACLIKLSSPGPVFYVQRRVGRDYQRFGCIKFRTMRPDADVVLAKVLSEDPELRAEYERDFKLKSDPRITWVGKFLRRSSLDELPQFINVLRGEMSVVGPRPIVDKELSRYGPYMDEVAAVRPGLTGLWQVSGRNNLSYKKRVKLDLAYARGRSFVLDVAIILRTFGVLLLPMDRGAY, from the coding sequence TTGACCACGGCCCCCCGGCCCTCTCTGCGTAAAACCACCGGTTTGGGAATCGGGCGGGGTTCTTATCGCCCCCATTTGGCTGTGATATCGGCCCCGCCCTCCACCCTCACCGCTGGTTCATTGATTCGCCAGCAGAGCAGGACTGGTCGGGGACTGAAGCGCACTGGAGATGTGGTTTTTTCCTTGGCCGTTTTGGGCTTGGGTTCACCGGTGCTTCTGCTCTTGGCTTGTTTGATCAAACTCAGTTCACCCGGCCCTGTCTTTTACGTTCAGCGGCGTGTGGGTCGGGATTACCAACGTTTTGGTTGCATCAAGTTCCGCACAATGCGCCCTGATGCAGATGTCGTCCTTGCCAAGGTGTTGTCTGAAGATCCCGAGCTGAGAGCTGAATACGAACGTGATTTCAAGCTCAAGAGCGACCCGCGCATTACTTGGGTTGGAAAGTTTTTAAGACGTTCGAGCCTCGACGAATTACCTCAGTTCATCAACGTTTTGCGCGGTGAGATGAGTGTCGTTGGACCTCGACCGATTGTCGATAAAGAATTGAGTCGTTACGGCCCTTATATGGATGAAGTGGCGGCTGTGCGCCCTGGCCTCACTGGCCTCTGGCAGGTGAGTGGTCGTAATAATCTCAGTTATAAAAAGCGAGTCAAACTCGACTTGGCTTACGCCCGTGGTCGTTCATTCGTCCTTGATGTTGCCATTATTCTTCGCACCTTTGGGGTGTTGTTGCTCCCCATGGATCGCGGTGCCTATTAG
- the cbiB gene encoding adenosylcobinamide-phosphate synthase CbiB, whose translation MIVVQPGIWLVAAAAGLDWLIGDPARVVHPVVVMGWFIKTLRSLLEWVVGDDPFALRLGGGLITMTVVLGSGTVGWAIERLCFAPAPIHALGWSLLLIGLASALAARSLRSSVRAVIYALPTTIGQGDLTTARQRLSWIVGRDVSELNEQEILRATAESASENAVDGLFAPLFWMLLGLALWRIRPDLPGPLALAWAFKASSTLDSMLGYRTGRLYWMGTAGARLDDLLTWIPCRIVMVTLPLVAQPWSQWFEFVRAAERDGAPDPSPNAGRSEASFAHCAGIRLGGRNRYGANWVNKPILAENCPPPDRTAIMRVLNLNLKLELFWLLGVILIW comes from the coding sequence TTGATCGTTGTTCAGCCCGGAATTTGGCTGGTTGCGGCCGCCGCCGGGCTGGATTGGTTAATCGGAGATCCCGCCCGGGTTGTGCATCCCGTCGTCGTGATGGGCTGGTTCATCAAAACGCTGCGGTCCCTTTTGGAATGGGTGGTGGGTGACGATCCCTTTGCCCTCAGGCTGGGTGGTGGGCTGATCACCATGACAGTGGTGCTGGGTAGCGGCACGGTGGGCTGGGCGATTGAGCGCTTGTGTTTTGCTCCAGCACCCATCCATGCATTGGGCTGGAGCCTGCTATTGATTGGGTTAGCAAGCGCCCTGGCCGCCCGTAGCTTGCGATCCAGCGTGCGTGCTGTGATCTACGCATTGCCAACGACAATCGGGCAGGGGGATCTCACGACGGCGCGCCAACGACTCAGCTGGATTGTGGGTCGCGATGTCAGCGAGCTGAATGAGCAAGAGATCCTTCGAGCAACAGCGGAAAGCGCTTCGGAAAATGCAGTGGACGGTCTGTTTGCACCGCTGTTTTGGATGCTGCTCGGATTAGCCCTTTGGAGAATCAGACCAGATCTCCCCGGTCCATTGGCCCTGGCTTGGGCCTTCAAAGCAAGCAGCACCCTGGACTCCATGCTCGGGTACCGAACGGGTCGCTTGTACTGGATGGGCACCGCTGGAGCTCGTCTCGACGACCTGCTCACCTGGATTCCCTGCCGAATCGTGATGGTGACGTTGCCGCTCGTGGCGCAACCATGGAGCCAATGGTTTGAATTCGTTCGAGCCGCAGAGCGCGATGGAGCTCCAGATCCATCGCCAAATGCAGGACGCTCGGAGGCAAGCTTCGCCCACTGCGCCGGCATACGCCTCGGAGGCCGCAATCGCTACGGGGCCAATTGGGTGAATAAACCGATCTTGGCTGAAAACTGCCCACCACCCGATCGAACGGCAATTATGAGGGTGTTGAACCTCAACCTCAAGCTCGAACTCTTCTGGCTACTTGGAGTGATCTTGATCTGGTGA
- a CDS encoding glycosyltransferase: MSPASDALPRRIALVHEWFTPRSTGGAELVVEALDRLLTDLERQPTLAALVDGESKRRGSWLSGRSIRTSPIQNLPWGVSHVQQYLPLLPMAIEQIDLGDADLVISSSHLVGKGVLTSPDQLHISYVHTPVRYAWDQMHAYLHRSALARRGLGPFIRWQLHALRQWDQLSAQRVDHLIANSRFTARRIRKFWGRDAEVIHPPVDVARFRWQSSRDDTFLCVCRLVPYKRVDLVVEAFNRLGLPLLVVGDGPERSRLEALAGGNVTLLGRQSQQQVETLMSRCRAFVYAGLEDFGIAPVEAMAAGAPVIGLGRGGLLDTVRCAAKGCSKPTGVLFPDQSVESVMQAVQWFQQQQRLESFNAESIRSWAERFRPEAFAARFEASMRRSWADHQMRCAVAASDPAEVSGLFS, translated from the coding sequence ATGTCGCCGGCCTCCGATGCGTTGCCCCGGCGCATTGCTCTCGTTCATGAATGGTTTACTCCCCGATCAACCGGTGGAGCGGAGCTTGTTGTTGAGGCTTTGGATCGCTTGCTGACCGATCTCGAGCGGCAACCCACCCTGGCGGCTCTTGTTGATGGTGAAAGCAAACGCCGAGGTAGTTGGTTGTCGGGCCGTTCAATCCGTACCAGTCCGATTCAGAATTTGCCGTGGGGAGTGAGCCATGTGCAGCAATATTTGCCACTCCTTCCGATGGCGATCGAGCAAATTGATCTTGGGGATGCTGATTTGGTGATCAGCAGTAGTCACCTTGTGGGCAAAGGGGTGCTCACGTCGCCCGACCAACTCCATATCAGTTATGTGCATACGCCGGTGCGTTACGCCTGGGATCAGATGCATGCCTACCTCCATCGTTCAGCCTTGGCTCGACGGGGGCTAGGCCCTTTCATTCGCTGGCAATTGCATGCGTTGAGGCAATGGGATCAACTCAGCGCTCAGCGTGTGGATCACCTCATCGCAAACTCTCGCTTTACTGCTCGCCGGATTCGTAAGTTCTGGGGACGTGATGCTGAAGTGATCCATCCCCCCGTCGATGTGGCGCGGTTCCGTTGGCAGTCCAGCCGTGACGACACCTTTTTATGTGTGTGTCGATTGGTTCCCTACAAACGCGTCGATTTGGTGGTTGAGGCGTTTAATCGGCTTGGTCTTCCTTTATTGGTTGTTGGCGATGGCCCAGAGCGATCGCGCTTGGAGGCGCTCGCAGGGGGCAACGTCACCCTGTTGGGGCGTCAGTCCCAGCAGCAGGTGGAAACGTTGATGTCGCGCTGTCGCGCCTTTGTGTATGCAGGGCTTGAAGATTTTGGGATTGCTCCGGTCGAAGCCATGGCGGCAGGTGCTCCGGTTATCGGCCTCGGTCGTGGTGGTTTGCTCGACACGGTGCGATGTGCTGCCAAAGGTTGCTCAAAGCCCACTGGCGTGCTTTTCCCCGACCAATCGGTGGAGTCGGTGATGCAGGCCGTTCAGTGGTTTCAGCAGCAGCAGCGGCTTGAGTCGTTCAACGCAGAGTCCATTAGGTCTTGGGCTGAACGTTTTCGTCCGGAGGCGTTTGCGGCCCGCTTTGAGGCGTCCATGCGTCGGTCGTGGGCAGACCACCAGATGCGCTGTGCCGTTGCGGCGAGTGACCCCGCCGAGGTGTCAGGGCTGTTCTCCTGA
- a CDS encoding ATP-dependent Clp protease proteolytic subunit codes for MTTSAPYYGDGAAMRTPPPDLPSLLLKERIVYLGLPLFSDDDAKRQMGIDVTELIIAQLLFLEFDDPEKPIYFYINSTGTSWYSGDAIGFETEAFAICDTLRYVKPPVHTICIGQAMGTAAVILSAGTKGQRAALPHSSIVLHQPRSGAQGQATDIQIRAKEVLHNKQAMLEILSNNTGRTVEELSKNSDRMSYLTPHEAVEFGLIDRVLSSRKDLPGSTAN; via the coding sequence ATGACCACGTCAGCCCCTTATTACGGCGACGGCGCCGCAATGAGAACGCCGCCCCCTGATCTTCCTTCTTTGCTTCTCAAAGAACGGATCGTTTATCTGGGATTGCCGCTCTTTTCAGATGACGATGCCAAGCGTCAAATGGGCATTGACGTTACCGAATTAATTATTGCCCAATTGCTTTTTCTGGAATTTGATGACCCAGAAAAACCAATTTATTTTTATATCAATTCAACTGGAACGAGTTGGTATTCCGGCGACGCAATTGGTTTCGAAACAGAGGCATTCGCTATCTGCGACACCCTGCGTTATGTCAAACCTCCCGTTCACACGATCTGTATCGGCCAGGCCATGGGTACTGCTGCCGTGATCTTGTCTGCAGGAACCAAAGGTCAGCGCGCAGCGCTACCGCATTCCTCCATCGTTTTGCATCAGCCCCGCAGTGGTGCTCAGGGACAAGCCACCGACATCCAAATTAGAGCCAAAGAGGTCTTGCACAACAAGCAGGCCATGTTGGAGATTCTCTCCAACAACACGGGTCGCACTGTCGAGGAGTTGAGCAAAAACTCAGACAGAATGAGTTACCTAACGCCCCATGAAGCCGTTGAATTCGGCCTCATCGACCGGGTCCTGAGCAGCCGCAAAGATCTCCCCGGCTCCACAGCTAACTGA
- the ilvC gene encoding ketol-acid reductoisomerase — protein sequence MAQLFYDSDADLGLLNGKTVAIIGYGSQGHAHALNLKDSGVNVVVGLYEGSRSAEKAKADGLEVLTVAEASAKADWIMVLLPDEFQKDVYEKEIAPHLQSGKVLSFAHGFNIRFELIKPPADVDVVMIAPKGPGHTVRWEYQNGQGVPALFAIEQDSSGNARGLAMAYAKGIGGTRAGILETNFKEETETDLFGEQAVLCGGLSELVKAGFETLVEAGYQPELAYFECMHEVKLIVDLMVKGGLTSMRDSISNTAEYGDYVSGPRLITADTKAEMKRVLADIQDGTFARNFVAECDAGKPEMKKIRERDAQHPIEKVGKGLRSMFSWLKDA from the coding sequence ATGGCCCAGCTTTTCTACGACTCCGACGCCGATCTTGGTCTGCTGAACGGCAAGACCGTTGCGATCATTGGGTATGGCTCCCAAGGCCACGCCCACGCCCTCAACCTCAAAGACAGCGGCGTGAACGTCGTCGTTGGTCTTTACGAGGGCAGTCGCTCGGCGGAGAAAGCCAAGGCCGATGGTCTGGAAGTTTTAACTGTGGCCGAAGCCTCCGCCAAGGCGGACTGGATCATGGTGCTGCTTCCGGATGAATTCCAGAAGGACGTTTACGAGAAAGAAATCGCTCCCCACCTCCAGAGTGGGAAGGTTCTGAGCTTTGCCCACGGTTTCAACATCCGCTTCGAACTGATCAAGCCTCCGGCTGATGTCGATGTGGTGATGATCGCTCCCAAGGGGCCAGGTCACACCGTGCGCTGGGAATACCAAAACGGGCAGGGAGTTCCTGCCCTGTTCGCAATTGAACAGGATTCTTCCGGAAATGCACGCGGCCTTGCCATGGCCTACGCCAAAGGCATTGGTGGAACGCGAGCCGGCATTCTTGAAACCAACTTCAAAGAAGAAACTGAAACCGACCTCTTCGGTGAGCAAGCCGTGCTCTGTGGAGGTCTTTCAGAATTGGTCAAAGCAGGCTTTGAAACGTTGGTTGAAGCGGGCTATCAGCCTGAATTGGCTTACTTCGAGTGCATGCATGAAGTGAAGCTGATCGTCGACCTGATGGTGAAAGGCGGGCTCACATCCATGCGGGATTCCATCTCCAACACCGCCGAATACGGCGACTACGTGAGTGGACCTCGCCTGATCACGGCCGATACCAAAGCCGAGATGAAGCGTGTCTTGGCGGACATTCAAGACGGCACCTTCGCGAGGAACTTCGTCGCCGAGTGCGATGCAGGAAAACCTGAAATGAAAAAGATCCGGGAGCGCGATGCCCAGCATCCGATTGAAAAGGTTGGAAAAGGCCTTCGGTCGATGTTCAGCTGGCTAAAAGACGCTTGA
- a CDS encoding transcriptional regulator: MIRTEEVYEYDDGVFVLRAWCSLRKDYRTFVSSRIQSCWDAFTQEPIGDLLGRLKKASSLDPGNVAHEVLTLSSLEIPIAINSLMKSSGHKSYDKRFVQGAKRRALVRWVLGKPRALSLLQTLPLEKRGDVEEIVERAIGDTKVTTSTYHSCVGALQKTRYTPHLEFRREELILFIAEAMLGDPAKDPVVNALKQDLLDPSFRIKPGLDDLQEFHKEFKKLKKDSDKAKKKYQRKSKPKTVSSNYRLYERGQPVRLLAIDEALRQLKVCVESERFLLGKAEFEQRVMDAVSAEFTTKDVEGEMFSKRLGEGLSTAYCAFGLRKYNSSWFTDSYGKEWLDLKTRSSS, encoded by the coding sequence ATGATTCGTACCGAGGAGGTCTATGAATATGACGATGGAGTTTTTGTTTTAAGGGCTTGGTGTTCCCTCCGAAAAGATTACCGAACATTCGTTAGCTCTCGGATTCAGTCGTGTTGGGATGCATTTACTCAAGAACCGATCGGTGACTTGCTGGGCCGCCTTAAGAAAGCCTCGTCGTTGGATCCTGGAAACGTTGCCCATGAGGTTCTCACTCTCAGCTCTCTAGAAATTCCGATTGCGATTAACTCCCTGATGAAATCATCAGGACACAAGAGCTATGACAAGCGATTTGTTCAAGGGGCGAAGAGGCGTGCCTTAGTTCGTTGGGTTCTTGGTAAACCGAGGGCGTTATCGCTTCTTCAAACATTGCCCTTGGAAAAGCGCGGTGATGTTGAGGAGATTGTTGAGCGGGCGATTGGTGATACCAAGGTCACTACCAGTACCTATCACTCTTGTGTGGGTGCTTTGCAAAAAACTCGATACACCCCTCATCTTGAGTTCAGGCGTGAAGAGTTGATTCTGTTTATCGCTGAGGCGATGCTGGGTGATCCCGCGAAAGATCCTGTTGTAAATGCATTAAAACAGGATTTGCTTGATCCTTCATTTCGAATCAAGCCTGGTTTGGATGACCTGCAAGAGTTTCATAAAGAGTTCAAGAAACTCAAAAAAGATTCAGACAAAGCAAAGAAAAAATATCAACGTAAAAGTAAACCCAAGACTGTTTCCTCGAACTACCGCCTCTATGAGAGAGGACAGCCCGTGCGTTTATTAGCGATTGATGAGGCGCTGCGCCAGCTCAAGGTTTGTGTTGAGTCGGAGCGTTTCCTTCTCGGTAAAGCTGAGTTTGAGCAAAGGGTGATGGATGCTGTCTCTGCTGAGTTCACAACCAAGGATGTTGAGGGTGAGATGTTTTCAAAACGTCTGGGTGAAGGTCTTAGTACTGCCTATTGTGCATTTGGACTTCGTAAATATAATTCATCGTGGTTTACAGATTCCTACGGTAAGGAGTGGCTTGATTTGAAGACCCGCTCCAGTTCGTAG
- a CDS encoding GAF domain-containing protein: MKTPEIPVNESERLKALSEYRILGTKPEQNYDDITKIASLTCDTPIALLSLVDTNRQWFKSKVGVDVEETVRDWSFCAHAIHSPEPLIIEDALQDERFVDNPLVQGEPQIRLYAGFPLQNDQNHRIGTLCVIDRKPHGLTDVQCKIMESLARQAVSFLELRKRSIKLIESFCSLTEAGGIISTCSYCRKAKDTNGHWMHLDKYLSSRTNLNFSHGICDTCIEEHFPDVLQAWRAEDQANTKGIASNRSNYSCG, encoded by the coding sequence GTGAAGACCCCGGAAATCCCTGTAAATGAATCAGAACGCCTGAAAGCACTCAGTGAATACAGGATTCTTGGAACGAAACCCGAACAAAACTACGACGACATTACAAAAATAGCTTCTCTCACCTGCGATACGCCCATCGCTCTCCTCAGCCTGGTCGATACGAATCGCCAATGGTTCAAATCAAAGGTGGGCGTTGATGTGGAAGAAACAGTAAGAGACTGGTCATTCTGTGCCCATGCAATTCACTCCCCTGAGCCATTAATCATTGAAGACGCCCTTCAAGATGAGCGTTTTGTCGATAATCCACTCGTTCAAGGAGAGCCTCAGATCAGACTTTATGCAGGTTTTCCCCTACAAAATGACCAAAACCATCGGATAGGAACCCTTTGCGTTATTGATCGAAAGCCCCATGGCCTCACAGATGTTCAGTGCAAAATCATGGAATCACTTGCGAGGCAAGCGGTTTCTTTCCTTGAATTAAGGAAGCGATCAATCAAGCTCATCGAATCCTTTTGCTCGCTAACAGAGGCAGGAGGAATTATTAGTACTTGTTCTTACTGCAGAAAAGCAAAAGACACGAATGGTCACTGGATGCATCTCGATAAATATTTATCATCACGAACAAATTTAAACTTCAGCCATGGGATTTGCGATACATGCATTGAAGAGCATTTTCCTGATGTACTTCAAGCCTGGAGAGCAGAAGATCAAGCGAATACCAAAGGCATAGCATCTAATAGAAGCAATTATTCTTGCGGTTGA
- a CDS encoding YqhA family protein, which yields MSSNASQNRRNRIEANFERWLWRFRLISIIPVLMSLLGSISCFILGTHEELSALHKLFNGHFDSDKSILLLGKVVGGIDYYVIGIALLIFGYGVYELIISDIDPRLQDLTDDRRNILSINSLESLKQKLTNVIIVALIVTAFKLMISFEVDSIIEVLQYCGCVLMLSFSAWLVSQNSNH from the coding sequence ATGAGTTCAAACGCCTCACAGAACAGAAGAAATCGCATTGAAGCAAACTTTGAACGATGGCTGTGGCGCTTCAGGCTGATCAGTATCATTCCGGTTCTAATGAGCCTTTTAGGCAGCATAAGCTGTTTCATCTTAGGAACTCATGAAGAATTATCTGCACTCCATAAGCTCTTTAACGGGCACTTCGACTCCGATAAAAGCATCCTCCTTCTCGGCAAAGTGGTGGGTGGAATTGATTACTATGTGATTGGAATAGCATTGCTTATTTTCGGCTATGGCGTCTACGAATTAATCATCTCTGATATCGACCCACGCTTGCAAGACCTAACGGACGACAGAAGAAACATCCTTAGTATCAATTCACTCGAAAGTCTCAAACAAAAACTGACTAACGTTATCATTGTCGCCTTAATTGTTACAGCATTTAAGTTGATGATCAGCTTTGAAGTCGATTCAATTATTGAGGTTCTTCAATATTGCGGATGCGTTCTAATGCTTTCGTTTAGTGCTTGGCTTGTTAGCCAGAACAGCAACCATTGA
- a CDS encoding ATP-dependent Clp protease proteolytic subunit: MPIGTPSVPYRLPGSQMERWVDIYTRLGVERILFLGSEVNDGIANSLVAQMLYLDSEDSSKPIYLYINSPGGSVTAGLAIFDTIQYVKSEVVTICVGLAASMGAFLLAAGTKGKRVALPHSRIMIHQPLGGTSRRQASDIEIEAREILRMKDMLNHSLADMSGQTFEKIEKDTDRDYFLSAQEAMDYGLIDRVISHPNEA, from the coding sequence ATGCCGATCGGTACTCCTAGCGTCCCTTATCGTCTTCCCGGCAGCCAAATGGAGCGCTGGGTCGACATCTACACCCGTCTCGGTGTTGAGCGCATTCTTTTCCTCGGATCTGAGGTGAACGATGGCATTGCCAACAGCCTCGTTGCTCAAATGCTTTATCTCGACTCTGAGGACAGCAGCAAACCGATCTATTTGTACATCAACTCCCCAGGTGGTTCCGTCACTGCAGGTCTAGCGATCTTCGACACCATCCAATACGTCAAAAGTGAGGTGGTCACTATCTGCGTGGGGCTCGCCGCCTCCATGGGAGCTTTCCTCTTAGCGGCTGGAACGAAAGGGAAACGGGTGGCCCTACCGCACAGTCGGATCATGATCCACCAACCCTTGGGCGGTACAAGTCGTCGTCAGGCGAGCGACATTGAAATCGAGGCCCGTGAAATTCTCCGCATGAAAGACATGCTCAACCACTCCTTGGCCGACATGAGTGGCCAGACGTTCGAGAAAATCGAAAAGGACACGGACCGCGACTACTTTTTGAGTGCGCAAGAAGCCATGGACTACGGCCTGATCGACCGTGTGATCTCTCACCCGAACGAAGCCTGA
- the glyQ gene encoding glycine--tRNA ligase subunit alpha gives MHFQDIIGTLNSFWANQGCLLLQPYDTEKGAGTMSPHTVLRAIGPEPWAVAYPEPCRRPTDGRYGDNPNRAQHYFQYQVLIKPSPDAIQETYLASLEALGIKAADHDIRFVEDNWESPTLGAWGVGWEVWLDGMEVTQFTYFQQCGGLDCKPVSIEITYGLERLAMYLQDVESIWDLSWNADRKYGDIWLPFEKGQCKFNFEASNSERLKQLFAIYEAEASDLIDQQLPAPALDFVLKCSHTFNLLEARGVISVTERTATIGRIRNLARKVAEAWLAEREALGFPLLPSD, from the coding sequence ATGCACTTCCAGGACATCATCGGCACGCTGAACAGCTTCTGGGCCAACCAGGGCTGTTTGTTGCTGCAGCCCTACGACACGGAAAAAGGGGCTGGCACGATGAGTCCTCATACGGTGCTTCGTGCCATTGGGCCTGAACCTTGGGCTGTTGCGTATCCAGAGCCCTGCCGACGTCCGACGGATGGCCGCTATGGAGATAATCCCAACCGGGCGCAGCACTACTTCCAATATCAAGTTCTGATCAAACCGTCTCCTGATGCGATCCAGGAGACCTACCTCGCTTCCCTTGAGGCGTTGGGAATCAAGGCAGCCGATCACGATATTCGTTTTGTTGAAGACAATTGGGAATCCCCCACCCTTGGCGCTTGGGGTGTGGGTTGGGAAGTATGGCTGGATGGCATGGAAGTCACCCAATTCACTTACTTCCAGCAATGTGGCGGATTGGATTGCAAGCCTGTCTCGATTGAGATCACTTACGGGTTGGAGCGTTTGGCGATGTATCTCCAGGATGTGGAGAGCATTTGGGATCTGAGCTGGAATGCCGACCGTAAATACGGCGACATTTGGCTTCCCTTTGAAAAAGGTCAATGCAAATTCAACTTTGAGGCCTCCAATTCAGAACGGCTCAAGCAATTGTTTGCCATTTATGAGGCTGAGGCGTCGGATCTAATTGATCAGCAGTTACCCGCACCAGCCCTTGATTTCGTACTCAAGTGCAGCCACACGTTCAACCTGCTCGAGGCGCGTGGCGTGATTTCGGTGACGGAACGCACCGCCACCATCGGCCGGATCCGCAACTTGGCTCGCAAGGTGGCAGAGGCCTGGTTAGCGGAGCGTGAGGCCTTGGGATTCCCGTTGCTTCCCAGTGACTAA
- a CDS encoding ComEC/Rec2 family competence protein, translating to MIKGLLWGVPSPGTHDPSLLNGRTVELIGRLHADARVFDTSCSALIAVDRIDGRRFRGLTEAVLRPCPNPPQHGWQLKLTGALKAPQSSVHPLVSGPASRLDRLGCWSQLRANQWQVLHKSWTPIADARRSIAARFQQVAGLQRGGLLAALVLGGAHVQLPAELREAFRVAGLSHALAASGFHLSVVLGSVLAVGRNVSRPLRVSLGCCALLLFLTLAGGQPSVVRAVLMGATALLIRESDQRSRGAGVLLLTLILMLLIRPDWAHSVGFQLSAAATAGLTLSAPGLEQQLLRCCPSRMRWLAAAFAVSWAALVWTLPLQLLHFGSTPLYALVANLLAAPLLAPLTLSAMGLAVIALLFPHPFLVVLAWPVQQLAALLIALVHWISHWPAAQLLTGHPQPWVVLMMAFGLIPWVINSHRGLRGFGVVTLLSAVFLHAVVQLGDGVVVASRFGRHWLLARHRGRAALVSTHADSQSCRIAQQLAHAHGHRRLDWLVLLDPVASEAMGCWTLMAEHVQAPHQGQLPLVKGQRLRSDGLVLSLLTDKGQAFQLQAGEQRWRLLPKPQALWALSHSVLARPGRWTQTWLGFQPTKSQQRWLRRLEAKDAMRMDL from the coding sequence TTGATCAAGGGTCTGTTGTGGGGGGTGCCATCACCAGGCACCCATGATCCATCCCTGCTGAATGGCCGCACCGTTGAGCTGATCGGTCGGTTGCACGCTGATGCCCGGGTCTTCGACACCAGCTGTTCGGCCTTGATCGCTGTCGACCGCATCGATGGTCGTCGCTTTCGCGGTCTCACTGAGGCGGTCCTGCGACCTTGCCCAAACCCTCCCCAGCATGGCTGGCAGTTAAAGCTCACCGGTGCGTTGAAGGCACCGCAGTCCAGTGTTCATCCTCTTGTATCTGGGCCTGCTAGCCGTCTTGATCGGCTCGGCTGTTGGAGTCAGCTCCGGGCTAATCAGTGGCAGGTGTTGCACAAATCCTGGACTCCTATTGCGGATGCACGTCGGTCGATTGCCGCACGGTTTCAGCAGGTGGCGGGTCTCCAACGCGGTGGTCTGCTTGCGGCCCTTGTTCTCGGTGGTGCCCATGTTCAACTTCCGGCCGAGTTGCGCGAAGCCTTCCGTGTTGCTGGCTTATCGCATGCCTTAGCGGCGTCTGGATTTCATTTGTCGGTTGTTCTTGGCTCCGTCTTGGCCGTTGGCCGCAACGTATCCCGTCCGCTTCGGGTGTCGCTCGGATGTTGTGCCTTGCTCTTGTTTCTCACCCTCGCGGGGGGGCAACCATCGGTGGTTCGTGCGGTGTTGATGGGGGCGACCGCACTGCTTATCCGCGAGTCAGATCAGCGCAGTCGGGGAGCGGGCGTGTTGTTACTCACGTTGATTCTGATGTTGTTGATTCGTCCCGATTGGGCCCACTCCGTTGGCTTTCAACTCAGTGCTGCTGCCACGGCTGGTCTCACCCTGTCGGCCCCCGGATTGGAACAACAACTCCTGCGGTGCTGTCCATCGCGGATGCGTTGGCTTGCTGCTGCGTTTGCGGTGTCTTGGGCGGCTTTGGTTTGGACCCTGCCGCTGCAACTGCTTCATTTCGGATCCACACCGCTCTATGCGCTCGTTGCCAATCTTCTGGCGGCGCCCCTGTTGGCTCCCCTCACGTTGTCGGCGATGGGCTTAGCGGTGATCGCTTTGCTCTTTCCCCACCCTTTCTTGGTGGTGTTGGCCTGGCCCGTGCAGCAGCTTGCGGCACTTTTGATCGCTTTGGTGCACTGGATTAGCCATTGGCCCGCAGCCCAATTGCTGACCGGTCATCCGCAGCCTTGGGTGGTGCTGATGATGGCTTTTGGTTTGATCCCTTGGGTTATCAACTCCCATCGCGGACTACGTGGTTTTGGCGTGGTGACTCTTTTGAGTGCCGTTTTTCTCCATGCCGTTGTGCAGCTGGGGGATGGCGTTGTGGTTGCGTCGCGCTTTGGACGGCACTGGCTACTGGCCCGCCATCGGGGTCGGGCTGCTCTGGTGAGCACCCATGCCGATTCGCAAAGTTGTCGTATTGCTCAGCAACTGGCCCATGCCCACGGACATCGTCGTTTGGATTGGCTTGTTCTCTTGGATCCTGTGGCTTCGGAGGCAATGGGCTGCTGGACCTTGATGGCGGAGCATGTCCAGGCTCCGCATCAGGGACAACTCCCCCTGGTGAAGGGACAACGCTTGCGTAGCGACGGCCTGGTGCTCTCGTTGCTGACTGATAAGGGGCAGGCTTTTCAGCTCCAAGCTGGTGAGCAACGATGGCGCCTGCTGCCCAAGCCCCAGGCTCTTTGGGCTCTTAGCCATTCGGTTCTTGCTCGACCCGGGAGATGGACGCAAACATGGCTGGGTTTCCAACCCACGAAGAGTCAGCAACGTTGGCTGCGTCGTCTAGAGGCCAAAGACGCCATGCGGATGGACCTTTAG